One window of Zalophus californianus isolate mZalCal1 chromosome 3, mZalCal1.pri.v2, whole genome shotgun sequence genomic DNA carries:
- the LOC113920201 gene encoding uncharacterized protein KIAA1143-like isoform X2 translates to MSKRNQVSYVRPAEPAFLARFKEQVGYREGPTVETKRIQPQLPDEDGDHSDKEDEQPQVVVLKKGDLSVEEVKKIKAEIKAAKADEEPAIVDGRIMYRKPVKRSSDEKYSDLTASSKKRKANEDEINKQDSVKKNSQKQIKNSCLLSFDNEDETE, encoded by the coding sequence ATGAGCAAGCGAAACCAGGTTTCGTACGTGCGGCCAGCCGAACCGGCGTTCCTGGCTCGCTTCAAGGAACAGGTCGGCTACAGGGAAGGGCCTACCGTGGAAACCAAGAGAATCCAGCCTCAGCTCCCAGATGAAGATGGTGATCACAGTGACAAAGAAGATGAACAGCCCCAAgtggtggttttaaaaaagggagaccTGTCAGTTGAAGAAgtcaagaaaattaaagcagaaataaaggcTGCCAAAGCAGATGAAGAACCAGCTATAGTTGATGGAAGAATCATGTATCGAAAACCAGTCAAACGTTCCTCGGATGAAAAATATTCCGATTTAACAGCAAGCTCAAAAAAGAGGAAggcaaatgaagatgaaataaataagcaGGACTCAGTTAAAAAGAACTCACAAAAGCAAATCAAAAACAGTTGCCTCCTTTCTTTTGACAATGAAGATGAAACTGAGTAA